The window AATATGCGCCCGCCCGCAGATTACTGAAGGTGGTACCCAAGTTCAACTGTGCTGTTGGATAAATACGTGCTAAGCCATTTTTTTCCGGTTGAATATCAGCGGTGTATTGTACACTTGCATCAAGTGCAAAATGATTGGGAATCTGTTTTTCCCATCCTGGAAAGAAAGCATAGTTCATCAGGTTGTGATACCACTCTTGAAATCCTGCTGCCCCGGCTGCTGGTCCTACAACACCCAAAGCCCCAGTCCATTCTAATTGCTGTGCTTTTGGCAAGATGGTTTTCTGCGCGTATTTCAGATAGAGATAACCCGCATAAGGTCTGTCGATAATATTGTTATAAGCATAAGCCTTGTTACGTGGCGTATACATCTGCTGTCCTAATTCAAGGGTTTGAATCTGCTTCAAGCCTTTCTTGGTATTGTTTGCAGCGGCATAGCGCAGATATAATCCGCTGGAATAATAGCCATCTCTTATTTTCAATAAAAAAGCATCATTATCGATTTGTACCGATAACTCTTTTGCATAACTGCTTGTTTGTGCGAAAAGATTGTTTATGCAGCAGCAACTCAGAATAAAAAACAAATAACGCATGCAGGAAAGATACATTAATCAGTGTTTTTGTTGCTGCAGGTTTTGATGGCCTGCTGAATCAAGGGTAATTCAAATCCTTTTTGCATCA is drawn from Chitinophagales bacterium and contains these coding sequences:
- a CDS encoding lipid A deacylase LpxR family protein, with amino-acid sequence MRYLFFILSCCCINNLFAQTSSYAKELSVQIDNDAFLLKIRDGYYSSGLYLRYAAANNTKKGLKQIQTLELGQQMYTPRNKAYAYNNIIDRPYAGYLYLKYAQKTILPKAQQLEWTGALGVVGPAAGAAGFQEWYHNLMNYAFFPGWEKQIPNHFALDASVQYTADIQPEKNGLARIYPTAQLNLGTTFSNLRAGAYFVLGKAEAMQQTALFNNRIHKGQAKWQHKEEVFVYYYPSITWQWYNATIQGPMGNKPGAPVVTASPSNFLPEHRFGFCYAKNRTTLRVEVVHQGKEATSQTNNQNYGVIGFAYRFQRAQ